Proteins encoded in a region of the Dethiosulfovibrio russensis genome:
- a CDS encoding dipeptidase yields the protein MRYCKIAMVVWLSLVCNYAAFGCTVVVAGKGATVDGSVIASQTADGWYDSNIRYVPGKKHGSGESTPIYLNLLGEDDRKPVKIAEIPEVEETYGYFRTGYSSYNEHQLAIAESTIGQKDELKAFYPDTKSIMTVEQLSILALQRTRTARDAIRLIGEMAERYGFLGSCAYEGESLAIADTDEIWILEIMSVGYDWSPDSGRPGAIWAARRVPDDHVAVIANASRIGVVDPDDGEHFMVSENYMDPAVSNGWYDPASNAPFNWTEIYSPGYGPWSPSSMWVRSRLFCIYSDLAPSIRWDPYGELRSYPFSFKPESPVSVSDVFDIFRSRLQDTPFSMEDNQAWLVPGVNGELVKSELATPVPDRATRSLLNIPYSRPIAARTSYSFVAQNRNWLPDPVGGIMWFGMGLPLFSCYVPIYAGVTDTADSWRTFEADFFDPASARWCVSLASDLVNRRYQRAMKDLVLFRNPLEKSFMGSLLLVDKEAVELYERSPERCSIYLTELTVDRMEGVRDGYWRLCRELIAKYNGNKFW from the coding sequence ATGAGATATTGCAAGATCGCAATGGTGGTCTGGCTGTCTTTAGTCTGTAATTACGCTGCTTTCGGATGTACCGTCGTGGTCGCCGGAAAGGGTGCTACCGTGGACGGTTCAGTGATAGCCTCTCAGACCGCCGACGGATGGTACGATTCCAACATCAGATACGTTCCGGGAAAGAAACACGGCTCGGGTGAATCTACGCCGATATATCTGAACCTTTTAGGGGAGGACGATAGAAAGCCGGTCAAGATAGCCGAGATTCCCGAGGTTGAGGAGACATACGGATACTTCAGGACCGGTTACTCCAGCTACAACGAACACCAACTAGCCATAGCGGAGTCCACCATAGGACAGAAGGACGAGCTCAAGGCCTTCTATCCCGACACAAAATCCATAATGACGGTGGAACAGCTGTCCATACTGGCTCTTCAGAGAACGAGGACCGCTCGAGACGCCATAAGGCTTATAGGCGAGATGGCCGAGAGGTACGGTTTCCTGGGGTCCTGTGCCTACGAGGGAGAGTCCCTTGCCATAGCGGACACCGACGAGATATGGATACTGGAGATAATGAGCGTCGGATACGACTGGAGCCCCGATTCCGGTCGTCCAGGAGCCATTTGGGCGGCCAGGAGAGTGCCGGACGACCACGTGGCTGTCATAGCCAACGCCAGCAGGATAGGCGTGGTCGACCCCGACGACGGCGAACATTTCATGGTCTCCGAAAACTACATGGATCCGGCGGTGAGCAACGGCTGGTACGATCCCGCATCGAACGCCCCCTTCAACTGGACGGAGATATACTCCCCCGGTTACGGGCCGTGGTCCCCGTCCTCTATGTGGGTGAGGAGTCGGCTTTTTTGCATCTATTCTGATTTGGCTCCATCGATTCGTTGGGATCCATACGGTGAGCTTCGATCGTATCCTTTTTCCTTTAAGCCTGAGAGCCCGGTCTCGGTATCGGATGTATTCGATATCTTCCGTTCCAGGTTGCAGGACACTCCTTTTTCCATGGAGGACAACCAGGCCTGGCTCGTCCCCGGGGTAAACGGGGAGCTCGTGAAGAGCGAGTTGGCCACCCCGGTGCCGGACAGGGCTACTAGGTCTTTGTTGAATATACCCTATTCCAGGCCTATAGCTGCCAGGACTTCCTATAGCTTTGTCGCTCAGAACAGAAACTGGTTGCCCGATCCCGTCGGGGGAATTATGTGGTTCGGCATGGGGTTGCCTCTTTTCTCCTGCTACGTTCCCATATACGCCGGGGTGACCGATACCGCCGATAGCTGGCGTACTTTCGAGGCCGATTTCTTCGATCCCGCCTCTGCTCGGTGGTGTGTCAGTCTGGCCAGCGATCTTGTGAACAGAAGATATCAGAGGGCGATGAAAGACCTGGTTTTGTTCAGAAATCCTTTGGAGAAGAGTTTCATGGGGTCTCTTCTCCTCGTCGACAAAGAGGCCGTGGAGCTTTACGAGCGGTCGCCGGAAAGGTGTTCAATTTATTTGACGGAACTTACAGTCGACAGGATGGAGGGAGTTCGAGACGGTTACTGGAGGCTGTGTCGCGAGCTCATAGCCAAGTACAACGGAAATAAATTCTGGTGA
- a CDS encoding NAD(P)H-dependent flavin oxidoreductase has protein sequence MDMPVLKIGGHSPRHPLIQGGMGVLVSGPKLAGAVARSGAIGTIASVGLAAAHPDFTGRNYFEINQKAIKEYLAEAREIAGPDGILAVNCMVALTDYELHVKAACEGGAQIIISGAGLPLKLPEYTKDYPDVALVPIVSSAKAAQLIMRRWKKTCGRIPDGFVVETPLYAGGHLGARDEAMVKDPSLSLEVVVPELVSFLEKEGLDIPVIAAGGIWDREDILKAFDLGAKGVQMGTKFAATEEGDADIRFKQAYVDATEDDVVLIHSPAGLPGRALRSPMVDRYLKGDVESKPCMANCLTHCKYRKTKETFCIAQALVDAYRGDWEHGLFFCGSNVTKVNSIEKVEDVIQSLFPE, from the coding sequence ATGGATATGCCTGTTCTAAAGATCGGCGGACACAGCCCTCGCCATCCTCTGATACAGGGGGGCATGGGGGTGCTCGTGTCCGGCCCGAAACTGGCTGGTGCGGTTGCCCGATCGGGGGCCATCGGTACCATAGCATCGGTAGGGCTTGCGGCGGCTCACCCCGACTTCACCGGACGTAACTACTTTGAGATCAACCAAAAAGCCATCAAGGAATACCTGGCGGAAGCAAGGGAGATAGCCGGCCCCGACGGTATACTCGCGGTAAACTGCATGGTGGCTTTGACTGACTACGAACTTCACGTAAAGGCGGCCTGCGAGGGAGGAGCTCAGATAATAATCTCCGGAGCCGGACTCCCTCTGAAGCTACCAGAGTATACCAAAGACTACCCCGATGTAGCACTGGTCCCCATAGTCAGTTCCGCCAAGGCAGCCCAACTGATAATGAGAAGGTGGAAGAAAACCTGCGGCAGGATCCCCGACGGATTCGTAGTGGAGACCCCGCTATATGCGGGAGGGCATCTCGGAGCCAGAGACGAGGCGATGGTAAAAGATCCGTCTTTGTCCCTTGAGGTAGTAGTCCCGGAGCTGGTGTCTTTCCTGGAAAAAGAGGGGCTGGACATACCTGTTATAGCTGCAGGGGGCATATGGGATAGAGAGGACATCCTAAAGGCGTTCGATCTGGGAGCCAAGGGAGTACAGATGGGAACCAAGTTCGCAGCCACTGAAGAAGGAGATGCCGATATAAGGTTCAAGCAGGCCTACGTGGACGCAACGGAAGACGACGTGGTGCTGATACACAGCCCGGCAGGACTTCCTGGCAGAGCGCTTAGGTCTCCTATGGTGGACCGATATCTGAAGGGCGATGTCGAGAGCAAACCCTGTATGGCCAACTGTCTGACCCACTGTAAATATCGCAAGACAAAGGAGACCTTCTGCATAGCCCAAGCCTTGGTCGACGCCTACAGAGGAGACTGGGAGCACGGACTTTTCTTCTGTGGGAGCAACGTCACGAAGGTAAACAGCATTGAGAAGGTCGAGGACGTGATCCAATCGCTTTTCCCAGAATAG
- the ilvB gene encoding biosynthetic-type acetolactate synthase large subunit produces MKSSFTGADILIKTLESCGIDVAFGVPGGTVIPLYDSLYGSSIKHVLFRHEQGACFAAAGYARASGKVGLCIATSGPGALNTLTALADSQADSVPIVVLTGQVAGKLKGSDAFQEADLYGASLSMVKHSFSVERVEELASTVRSAFRLASSGRPGPVLVDLPVDVQRQVVIDGEQQVVERTFPGESFDQDGASVVLSIMGLLDESKRPVILAGGGAILSGASDELFRFASSRSIPVATSLMGKGAFPEDHRLSLGMAGMHGTVRANRALSRSDLVLVLGCRLGDRTTARVSSFAKDASVVHVDLDRAEIGKNVPVDLAVLSDLKRGLEILNDQPPEHSFEEWASRWESLVSKEVSPDGVLSPEDIMDTVRERLSPEDVVTTDVGQHQMWGALFWKSLKPRTFLSSGGQGTMGFGLPAAIGASMAKPGRPVVCLSGDGSFLMNSQEMETAVRMELPVKIILFNNGSLGMVRQWQELFWDERYSATVETPVCDFVALARAYGAQGFRVFSRKDLDVCLDRAFGYPGPSLIECPISDDFKVFPMVTPGGGLEDMLVEG; encoded by the coding sequence ATGAAGTCGTCCTTCACCGGAGCGGATATATTGATAAAGACCCTCGAGAGCTGTGGCATTGACGTGGCCTTCGGAGTTCCCGGGGGAACAGTTATACCTCTGTACGATTCCCTCTATGGGTCGTCGATAAAGCACGTCTTGTTCCGACACGAACAGGGGGCTTGTTTCGCAGCGGCCGGTTACGCCAGGGCCTCCGGCAAGGTCGGTCTATGTATAGCCACCTCGGGGCCGGGAGCCTTGAATACCTTGACGGCTCTGGCCGATTCCCAGGCGGACTCTGTTCCCATCGTCGTGTTGACCGGGCAGGTGGCGGGGAAACTCAAGGGTAGCGATGCTTTTCAGGAGGCAGACCTCTATGGAGCCTCGCTGTCCATGGTCAAGCACAGCTTCTCCGTCGAGAGGGTGGAGGAATTGGCTTCCACCGTTCGATCCGCTTTTCGACTCGCCTCCTCCGGTCGTCCCGGACCGGTCCTGGTCGATCTCCCGGTTGACGTTCAACGTCAGGTCGTTATCGATGGAGAACAACAGGTAGTCGAGAGGACCTTCCCCGGGGAGAGCTTCGATCAGGACGGGGCTTCGGTGGTCCTTTCTATCATGGGTCTGTTGGACGAATCGAAGCGGCCGGTCATATTGGCCGGAGGAGGGGCGATCCTCTCCGGAGCCTCCGACGAGTTATTTCGCTTCGCCTCCTCTCGATCCATCCCTGTGGCCACCAGCCTGATGGGCAAAGGGGCTTTTCCGGAAGATCATCGTCTCTCCCTGGGCATGGCGGGAATGCACGGAACGGTAAGGGCCAACAGGGCCCTGTCTCGGTCCGATCTGGTGCTGGTGTTGGGCTGTCGGCTCGGAGACAGGACCACCGCAAGGGTATCCAGTTTCGCAAAGGATGCCTCTGTAGTCCATGTGGATCTGGACAGAGCGGAGATAGGGAAGAACGTCCCGGTCGATCTGGCCGTTCTGTCCGATCTCAAGAGAGGGCTAGAGATATTAAACGATCAGCCTCCCGAACATTCTTTTGAGGAATGGGCCTCTCGATGGGAATCTCTAGTCTCGAAGGAAGTTAGCCCGGACGGAGTTCTTTCTCCCGAAGACATAATGGATACGGTTCGCGAGAGACTTTCCCCGGAGGACGTAGTGACCACCGATGTCGGACAGCATCAGATGTGGGGAGCCCTCTTCTGGAAGTCCCTGAAGCCGAGGACCTTCCTGTCCTCCGGTGGCCAGGGCACCATGGGATTTGGGTTGCCCGCCGCCATAGGGGCCTCCATGGCCAAACCGGGAAGACCGGTGGTCTGTCTCTCCGGAGATGGGAGTTTTTTAATGAACTCTCAGGAGATGGAGACCGCCGTTCGCATGGAGTTACCGGTCAAGATAATTCTGTTCAACAACGGTTCCCTGGGAATGGTCCGCCAATGGCAGGAGCTTTTCTGGGATGAGAGGTACAGCGCTACTGTGGAGACGCCGGTCTGTGACTTCGTAGCCCTAGCCAGGGCTTACGGGGCCCAGGGATTTAGGGTTTTCTCAAGGAAGGATCTGGATGTCTGTCTTGACAGAGCCTTCGGATATCCCGGCCCGAGTCTTATAGAATGTCCCATCAGCGACGACTTCAAGGTCTTTCCCATGGTGACTCCCGGAGGTGGACTGGAGGACATGTTGGTTGAAGGTTGA
- the ilvC gene encoding ketol-acid reductoisomerase: protein MAKVYYDGDAVSAKLEGKTVAVLGYGSQGHAHAQNLRDSGVSVVVGLHEGSRSAGVAREDGFEVLSVAQSVAKADLVMVLMPDTVQPSVYRESIAPNLKSGMALAFAHGFAVHYHQIEPPEDVDVFMVAPKSPGHIVRRLYTQGKGTPGLLAVYNDATGSAKDLGLAYASAIGCGRAGVIETTFEEETETDLFGEQAVLCGGVTELMKAGFETLVEAGYQPEIAYFECLNEMKLIVDLIYEGGLSWMRYSISDTAEYGDMVAGPRVIGSESRTAMKELLREVQDGSFAKDWILENQTGRPRMKAWRRREVSQQLEQVGADLRDMMPWLEAKKAPR, encoded by the coding sequence ATGGCAAAGGTCTACTACGACGGAGATGCGGTATCGGCAAAGCTGGAGGGCAAGACGGTGGCGGTGTTGGGTTACGGCAGCCAGGGGCACGCTCATGCCCAGAATCTCAGGGACAGCGGGGTCTCTGTGGTCGTGGGGCTTCACGAAGGCAGCCGCTCCGCCGGGGTGGCCAGGGAGGACGGTTTCGAGGTGCTCTCCGTGGCCCAGTCGGTTGCCAAGGCCGATCTCGTCATGGTACTGATGCCCGATACGGTCCAGCCATCGGTCTATAGAGAATCGATAGCCCCCAACCTGAAGTCCGGCATGGCCTTGGCATTTGCCCACGGGTTCGCCGTTCACTATCACCAGATAGAGCCACCGGAGGACGTGGATGTCTTCATGGTGGCTCCAAAGAGTCCGGGGCACATAGTGAGGCGTCTGTATACCCAGGGGAAGGGAACTCCGGGATTGCTGGCCGTCTACAACGATGCCACGGGATCCGCCAAGGATCTGGGACTGGCCTACGCGTCCGCCATAGGTTGCGGAAGGGCCGGGGTTATCGAGACCACCTTCGAGGAGGAGACGGAGACGGACCTCTTTGGGGAGCAGGCGGTGCTCTGCGGAGGCGTTACGGAACTGATGAAGGCCGGTTTCGAGACCCTGGTGGAGGCGGGATATCAGCCGGAAATAGCCTACTTCGAGTGTCTTAACGAGATGAAACTCATAGTCGATCTCATATACGAGGGAGGTCTTTCCTGGATGAGATACTCCATAAGCGACACCGCCGAGTACGGAGACATGGTGGCCGGTCCCAGGGTGATCGGATCGGAGTCTAGAACGGCTATGAAGGAGCTGCTCAGAGAGGTCCAGGACGGTAGCTTCGCAAAGGACTGGATCCTGGAAAATCAGACCGGTCGTCCGAGGATGAAGGCCTGGAGGAGGAGAGAGGTCTCGCAGCAGCTGGAGCAGGTAGGAGCCGATCTCAGGGATATGATGCCCTGGCTGGAGGCTAAAAAGGCCCCTAGATAG
- a CDS encoding ACT domain-containing protein, producing MYRRIGVLAQDEPGTMVRIASMVLRRGYDLISFSAERGRDDGLCWCRLEVAEGQERCDRMILQLRRLMETVEVVLFEGASDFERERRSA from the coding sequence TTGTATCGGAGGATAGGGGTTCTCGCCCAGGACGAGCCCGGAACCATGGTGAGGATAGCTTCGATGGTGCTGAGAAGAGGCTACGATCTCATCAGCTTCTCCGCCGAGAGAGGCAGAGACGACGGGCTTTGTTGGTGTCGTCTGGAGGTGGCCGAAGGGCAGGAGAGGTGCGATCGTATGATCCTGCAGCTTCGGCGGTTGATGGAGACGGTGGAGGTTGTTCTCTTCGAGGGAGCCTCCGATTTCGAGAGAGAGCGAAGGAGTGCTTAA
- the folD gene encoding bifunctional methylenetetrahydrofolate dehydrogenase/methenyltetrahydrofolate cyclohydrolase FolD: protein MNNIVMDGRAVSKKAKETIAAKVLELGKKGIVPSLAVVLVGDDPASKVYAGQKKKNCESVGISFDFRQLPGETSEEELLDLVEELNRDDGVNGILVEMPLPGHISNERIQAAIDPDKDVDGSNPANLGRLMSGLPSLRPCTPQGAMYLMESYDVEFEGKHAVVVGRSNIVGKPVGMMLLEKNATVTYCHSRTANLTEVLRSADIVVAAVGRPKMIKGEMIKPGAVVVDVGINSTEDGIVGDVDYDSVASVAGAISPVPGGVGPLTIAMLLGNVVASAERRCSES from the coding sequence TTGAATAATATCGTGATGGACGGTAGAGCCGTATCCAAGAAAGCCAAGGAGACTATAGCGGCGAAGGTCCTGGAGCTAGGTAAAAAAGGGATAGTTCCCTCTCTGGCGGTGGTGCTGGTGGGAGACGATCCTGCGTCCAAGGTGTACGCCGGTCAGAAAAAGAAGAACTGCGAATCCGTAGGGATTTCCTTCGACTTTCGTCAGCTTCCCGGAGAGACCTCGGAAGAGGAACTTCTCGATCTCGTTGAGGAACTTAATCGAGATGACGGAGTTAACGGTATTCTGGTGGAGATGCCCCTTCCCGGCCATATATCCAACGAGAGAATCCAGGCCGCTATAGATCCCGATAAGGACGTGGATGGCTCCAACCCTGCCAATCTGGGACGGTTGATGTCCGGCCTACCGTCCCTCCGGCCCTGTACCCCTCAGGGGGCGATGTATCTCATGGAGAGCTACGACGTGGAGTTCGAGGGCAAGCACGCCGTGGTAGTCGGACGAAGCAACATAGTGGGCAAGCCTGTAGGAATGATGCTTCTGGAAAAAAACGCCACTGTCACCTACTGTCACAGCAGGACCGCGAACCTTACGGAGGTCCTGCGCTCCGCCGATATCGTTGTGGCTGCGGTGGGCCGTCCTAAAATGATCAAAGGCGAAATGATAAAACCCGGTGCGGTCGTTGTCGACGTCGGTATAAACAGCACAGAGGACGGTATCGTCGGCGACGTCGATTACGATTCGGTCGCCTCCGTTGCGGGAGCTATCTCTCCCGTTCCCGGCGGCGTAGGGCCTTTGACCATCGCCATGCTTTTGGGCAACGTGGTGGCTTCCGCCGAGAGGAGATGCTCCGAATCGTGA
- a CDS encoding glycine betaine ABC transporter substrate-binding protein: MNFLSKSASKVLALGIFSLLLTIGASSVSAKEVTVGAKNFTEQYVVGEMMALLLENGGYDVSKKMGTGSSITRTALTSGQIDIYAEYTGTAWPLYLKHDEKVGDPKELYEKVKAEDLERNGIVWLDRSKINNTFALAIRKGDAEKLGTSISELTEYNNSHPEEVVFGIGSEFNERPDGIPGIIETYGIELTTGQRKLMDIGLTFEAINRGQIDVAMAYPTDGKLVKFDLLVLEDDKKFFPAYNLCVTVRKEFLDVNPDVVEILAPISELDNEIMQELNYKVDAVGLPADVVAREYLEEKGLI, from the coding sequence ATGAATTTTTTAAGTAAGTCAGCGTCAAAGGTTTTAGCGTTAGGGATTTTTAGTCTGCTCCTGACTATCGGGGCATCTTCTGTTTCTGCCAAAGAGGTCACGGTAGGGGCAAAGAACTTCACCGAGCAGTACGTGGTAGGTGAGATGATGGCACTTCTCCTGGAGAACGGGGGCTACGACGTATCGAAGAAGATGGGAACAGGAAGCTCCATCACCAGGACGGCTCTTACCTCCGGTCAGATCGATATCTACGCCGAGTATACCGGAACCGCCTGGCCTCTTTACCTAAAACACGATGAAAAGGTGGGAGACCCCAAGGAGCTTTACGAGAAGGTTAAGGCCGAGGACCTGGAGCGAAACGGCATCGTGTGGCTTGACCGTTCCAAGATCAACAATACCTTCGCACTGGCCATAAGGAAGGGCGATGCGGAGAAGTTGGGCACATCCATCTCGGAGCTTACCGAGTACAACAACTCTCATCCTGAGGAGGTCGTGTTCGGTATAGGCTCTGAGTTTAACGAACGTCCCGACGGTATTCCCGGGATAATCGAGACCTACGGAATCGAGCTGACCACGGGGCAGAGAAAGCTGATGGACATAGGTCTGACTTTCGAGGCCATCAATAGGGGACAGATAGACGTAGCCATGGCCTATCCTACCGACGGGAAGCTGGTTAAATTCGACCTTCTGGTCCTCGAGGACGACAAGAAATTTTTCCCTGCCTATAACCTGTGCGTGACCGTTAGGAAGGAGTTTCTCGATGTCAATCCCGACGTGGTGGAGATACTGGCCCCCATATCGGAGCTGGACAACGAGATCATGCAGGAGTTGAACTATAAGGTCGACGCCGTGGGGCTTCCCGCCGACGTGGTGGCGAGGGAGTATCTGGAGGAAAAAGGACTTATTTAA
- a CDS encoding ABC transporter permease — translation MISYIAGHGEQIWIAFSSHITLFLSSMAISIILGLLLGIFIATGGGKGFGRSLLTILGASQATPSIAVVAFSFLFVGIGKAPAILALVIYCLVPVVFNVVSGLLGVPGEVVEAARGIGMTRGQILLKVKLPLASEVIMSGVRSAATINIGTATVAAVIGGGGLGDIIFTGLKMQNNGAILVGAGLSAILALVVDFIFASVEKKVVPKGLSQGR, via the coding sequence GTGATCTCCTACATTGCCGGTCACGGAGAACAGATATGGATAGCTTTCTCTTCCCATATCACACTGTTTCTTTCCTCCATGGCTATATCAATAATCCTGGGTTTGCTGTTGGGTATCTTCATAGCCACCGGTGGCGGTAAGGGGTTTGGGCGTTCCCTTCTTACGATTCTGGGTGCCTCTCAGGCTACCCCCTCCATCGCGGTAGTGGCCTTTTCCTTCCTCTTCGTCGGGATAGGAAAGGCTCCAGCTATCCTTGCCCTTGTAATCTACTGTCTCGTCCCTGTTGTCTTCAACGTGGTGTCCGGACTTCTGGGGGTTCCCGGCGAGGTCGTGGAGGCGGCTAGGGGGATCGGCATGACCAGAGGCCAGATTCTCCTGAAGGTCAAGCTGCCTTTGGCCTCTGAGGTAATCATGTCCGGGGTGAGAAGCGCCGCCACCATAAACATAGGGACTGCCACAGTGGCGGCGGTCATAGGAGGCGGAGGGTTAGGAGATATTATCTTCACCGGTTTGAAGATGCAAAATAACGGTGCCATCCTGGTGGGAGCCGGGCTCTCTGCCATCTTGGCCCTGGTCGTCGATTTCATATTCGCGTCCGTAGAGAAAAAAGTTGTTCCCAAGGGATTGTCCCAGGGAAGATAA
- a CDS encoding ABC transporter ATP-binding protein, with protein MIDLIDVTKKFDDQVAVDSLNVSIEKGKITMLIGPSGCGKTTTLKMINRLIEPSGGRIMIGGEDVTDMNPVDLRRSIGYVIQHVGLFPHYTVFDNVATVPRLLGWKEEKISKRVYELLDLVTLDGSYAEKYPLQLSGGEQQRVGLARALGADPEVLLMDEPFGAIDPINRTTIQDSFLEVQEEIGKTIVFVTHDINEAIKMGDSVVVMKDGAVVQHDSVSEILDNPSDEFVESLLGHDRTLKALSLRRAKEFVTDRGYFSIVREDTVSQTREALMKRLEGEVINTAYLIDDGGILLGRYVLDKGNKKGRISIDYEEKCARVERNTSVTDSLSRMLEVGARQLPVVDRIGKLLGVIHLSDVFSQVEGDRR; from the coding sequence TTGATAGATCTCATAGACGTAACCAAAAAATTTGACGATCAGGTCGCGGTAGACTCCCTGAACGTCTCGATAGAGAAGGGCAAGATAACCATGCTCATAGGGCCTTCCGGATGTGGAAAGACGACGACCCTTAAGATGATCAACCGTCTGATAGAACCGTCGGGCGGAAGGATCATGATAGGCGGAGAGGACGTTACCGATATGAACCCGGTGGATCTGAGGAGGTCCATAGGGTACGTTATACAGCACGTCGGCCTTTTTCCTCACTATACGGTGTTTGACAACGTCGCCACCGTACCCAGGCTTTTGGGGTGGAAGGAAGAGAAAATCTCCAAGCGGGTCTACGAGCTGCTAGATCTTGTGACTTTGGACGGAAGCTATGCCGAAAAGTATCCCCTTCAGCTCTCCGGAGGAGAGCAACAGAGGGTCGGTTTGGCCAGAGCTTTAGGGGCGGACCCGGAGGTGCTTTTGATGGACGAGCCCTTTGGAGCGATAGATCCGATAAACAGGACTACCATCCAGGACTCTTTTCTGGAGGTTCAGGAAGAGATAGGAAAGACCATAGTCTTCGTAACCCACGATATAAACGAGGCCATCAAGATGGGCGATAGTGTTGTGGTCATGAAGGACGGAGCGGTCGTCCAGCACGATTCGGTCTCGGAGATACTGGACAACCCCTCTGACGAGTTCGTCGAGAGCCTACTTGGGCACGACAGGACCCTCAAGGCCTTGTCTCTCAGGAGGGCCAAGGAATTCGTCACGGACAGGGGGTATTTCTCCATCGTCAGAGAGGATACTGTCTCTCAGACTAGGGAGGCTCTGATGAAACGTCTTGAAGGAGAGGTGATTAACACCGCCTATCTGATAGATGACGGTGGAATCCTGTTGGGCAGATATGTCCTGGACAAGGGGAATAAAAAAGGACGTATCTCCATAGACTACGAGGAGAAATGTGCCAGAGTGGAGAGGAACACCAGCGTCACCGACTCCCTGTCGAGGATGCTGGAGGTCGGAGCTAGGCAGCTTCCGGTGGTGGATCGAATCGGAAAACTGTTGGGAGTCATCCATCTCTCCGACGTGTTTTCCCAGGTAGAGGGTGATCGTAGGTGA
- a CDS encoding ABC transporter permease, whose translation MFLKYYHVKLLEALLQHLLIVGISVPIAICISLPLGIWISSRPRIARLVIYGSSILMTIPSLALFGIMVALLASVKMGLGVVPAVLAISIYSLLPITRNTYTALNGVSPAIIEAATGIGLSRMQVLWKVRIPLALPVIMAGVRLAVVMGISVAAFASLVGAGGLGGFIFSGIARSNIMMVGAGALSVALLGILANWLLLRFETIVTPKGLSPED comes from the coding sequence ATGTTTTTAAAGTACTATCACGTAAAGCTTCTGGAGGCTCTTCTTCAACATCTCCTCATAGTCGGAATAAGCGTTCCCATCGCGATCTGCATCAGTCTTCCTCTGGGGATATGGATATCCTCTCGTCCCAGAATAGCCCGTTTGGTCATATACGGTTCCAGTATCTTGATGACCATACCCAGCTTGGCGCTTTTCGGAATAATGGTGGCCCTTTTGGCCTCCGTCAAGATGGGGCTTGGAGTCGTTCCAGCCGTCTTGGCTATCTCCATCTATTCCCTTCTTCCCATAACGAGGAACACCTATACCGCCTTGAACGGAGTGTCTCCGGCGATCATCGAAGCCGCCACGGGAATCGGTCTTTCAAGGATGCAGGTTCTCTGGAAGGTCCGTATACCTCTGGCCCTGCCGGTGATAATGGCCGGGGTCCGTCTCGCCGTGGTCATGGGGATCAGCGTGGCCGCCTTTGCCTCTCTGGTGGGAGCCGGCGGGTTGGGTGGTTTTATCTTTTCTGGGATAGCCCGGTCGAACATAATGATGGTGGGAGCCGGAGCTCTGTCGGTTGCTCTCTTGGGGATATTGGCAAACTGGCTTTTGCTGCGTTTCGAGACGATCGTAACCCCCAAGGGCTTATCGCCAGAAGATTAG
- a CDS encoding helix-turn-helix domain-containing protein yields MTKKRYMTPEEAATARGVTPATIRKWLREGYIDGIKMGRLWRVVEDGDVEIEKLDKKTEALLRGSLEKLQESMNRITELIGSGGNIQLIRALCTVLPQLEDASDKIVALSEMASREKI; encoded by the coding sequence ATGACTAAGAAAAGATACATGACACCGGAAGAGGCCGCGACGGCCAGAGGGGTGACTCCGGCGACCATTAGAAAATGGCTCAGGGAAGGATATATCGACGGAATAAAGATGGGGAGACTGTGGAGAGTCGTGGAGGACGGCGACGTCGAGATAGAGAAACTGGACAAGAAAACGGAGGCTCTACTGAGAGGCTCTCTCGAGAAACTGCAGGAATCGATGAACCGGATAACAGAGCTGATCGGATCAGGCGGCAACATCCAGCTGATAAGGGCATTGTGCACCGTTCTTCCCCAGCTAGAGGACGCCTCGGATAAGATCGTAGCTCTCTCCGAAATGGCATCGCGAGAAAAAATATGA